Proteins encoded in a region of the Sphingomonas sp. HMP9 genome:
- a CDS encoding GDP-mannose 4,6-dehydratase has translation MTTLITGVAGFIGMHTAERMLARGDAVIGIDIVNDYYSLQLKEDRLARLEHKFGDRFTLLRVDFADMAALNATLADHDFDRIIHLGAQAGVRYSIENPHAYVQSNLVGHLNLLEVARHHKVAHMVYASSSSVYGGNTTLPFRVEDRVDHPLSLYAATKKADELMSETYAHLYRLPLTGLRFFTVYGPWGRPDMAMWIFTKAIFAGEPIPVFGEGEMERDFTYIDDIVTGIVACHDNPPPDDNEEKAGGSRAPHRLYNIGNNNSEHLGRMIGLLEQACGRKAAKTYLPMQPGDVRQTYADITAIQRDLGFTPTTPIDRGVPAFVEWYRTYHGV, from the coding sequence ATGACAACGCTTATCACCGGAGTAGCCGGATTCATTGGCATGCATACCGCGGAGCGCATGCTGGCACGCGGTGATGCGGTGATCGGAATCGATATCGTCAACGATTACTACTCGCTTCAGTTGAAGGAGGATCGCCTCGCACGGCTCGAGCATAAGTTCGGCGACCGCTTCACCCTTTTGCGTGTCGATTTTGCTGACATGGCAGCACTCAACGCCACGCTCGCTGATCACGACTTTGACCGCATCATTCACCTCGGGGCGCAGGCGGGCGTGCGCTACTCAATTGAAAATCCACACGCCTATGTTCAGTCGAACCTAGTAGGCCACCTCAACCTGTTGGAGGTAGCTCGGCATCACAAGGTCGCGCACATGGTCTATGCGTCGAGCTCCTCGGTGTACGGTGGCAACACTACCCTGCCCTTCCGGGTTGAAGACCGCGTTGACCATCCACTGTCCCTCTACGCCGCCACCAAGAAGGCGGACGAGCTGATGAGTGAAACCTACGCCCATCTCTACCGCCTGCCTCTGACCGGCTTGCGCTTTTTTACCGTCTACGGACCGTGGGGTCGCCCAGACATGGCGATGTGGATCTTCACGAAAGCGATCTTCGCCGGCGAGCCAATCCCTGTGTTCGGAGAGGGGGAGATGGAGCGCGACTTCACTTATATCGACGATATCGTCACGGGTATCGTTGCCTGTCACGATAATCCGCCGCCCGATGACAATGAGGAAAAGGCAGGTGGTAGCCGCGCACCACACCGACTCTACAACATCGGCAATAACAATTCGGAGCATCTCGGGCGCATGATCGGCCTTCTCGAGCAGGCTTGTGGGCGTAAGGCCGCGAAGACTTACCTGCCGATGCAGCCGGGCGACGTACGCCAGACATACGCGGACATCACCGCAATCCAGCGCGATCTGGGCTTTACGCCGACCACACCGATCGATCGAGGCGTTCCGGCCTTTGTCGAGTGGTATCGGACCTACCACGGCGTATGA
- a CDS encoding nucleotide sugar dehydrogenase, which translates to MNASIDKPSIVVVGLGYVGLPLAIALASRFDTTGLDIDAGRIAELQRHHDRTNEITSERLEKTTLRLTSDPATVRASDIYIVTVPTPVDADNRPDLSIIERASRMVGGMLDGARRPIICYESTVYPGVTEDLCGPILEQASGLIRGRDFFLGYSPERINPGDREHTIDKITKVVAGESPVVTARLATVYGAVTVGGTYQAASIKVAEAAKVIENAQRDINIAFMNEITRIFSLMDISVWDVLKAAGTKWNFLPFQPGLVGGHCIGVDPYYLAHCAAALGHDPAVILSGRAINDAMGGWVADQLSAQLVPKSRVLVMGLTFKEDVPDLRNSKVADVIARLKLLGHGVDVTDPHADRHEAAQEYGIELVVDAEKAAYDAVLLAVPHEEYRAAGVTGATCFLRGGGVLADLKGLFAEHTLPNNIVYWGI; encoded by the coding sequence ATGAACGCGTCCATCGACAAGCCATCCATTGTCGTCGTGGGCCTCGGCTATGTCGGCTTACCGCTTGCCATTGCCTTGGCGTCACGGTTCGACACTACCGGCCTCGACATTGATGCCGGCCGGATCGCCGAACTACAGCGGCACCATGACCGCACCAACGAGATAACGTCCGAGCGGCTGGAGAAAACGACCCTTCGCCTGACGAGCGATCCCGCTACTGTCAGAGCTTCTGACATCTATATTGTCACCGTTCCCACCCCTGTCGATGCCGATAACCGGCCTGATCTTTCAATTATTGAGCGGGCATCACGGATGGTTGGTGGCATGCTCGACGGCGCCCGGCGCCCAATCATCTGTTACGAAAGCACGGTCTATCCAGGCGTTACCGAAGACCTGTGCGGTCCAATCCTGGAACAAGCATCCGGTCTGATCCGCGGCCGAGACTTTTTCCTCGGCTACTCGCCAGAGCGCATCAATCCCGGCGACCGCGAGCACACCATCGACAAGATTACCAAGGTCGTTGCGGGAGAGAGTCCGGTGGTCACCGCGCGTCTCGCTACGGTCTATGGCGCGGTTACGGTTGGGGGAACCTATCAAGCCGCGTCCATCAAGGTCGCCGAGGCCGCCAAGGTCATCGAGAACGCACAACGCGACATCAACATTGCCTTCATGAACGAGATCACGCGAATCTTCTCGCTGATGGATATTTCAGTCTGGGACGTGTTGAAAGCGGCCGGGACCAAATGGAACTTTCTACCATTCCAGCCCGGCCTGGTTGGCGGTCACTGTATTGGAGTAGATCCCTATTATCTCGCGCATTGCGCCGCAGCGCTTGGCCACGATCCAGCGGTGATTCTGTCGGGGCGCGCAATCAACGACGCGATGGGTGGGTGGGTCGCCGACCAGCTTTCCGCTCAGCTCGTGCCAAAATCTCGCGTGTTAGTGATGGGGCTGACATTCAAGGAGGACGTGCCCGATCTACGCAACAGCAAGGTTGCCGACGTGATCGCGCGCTTGAAGTTATTGGGCCACGGGGTCGACGTGACGGATCCGCATGCGGACCGGCACGAAGCGGCGCAGGAATATGGGATAGAACTAGTCGTTGACGCGGAAAAAGCAGCCTATGACGCTGTACTCTTGGCGGTCCCGCATGAAGAATACCGCGCTGCTGGTGTTACAGGGGCTACGTGTTTCCTTCGCGGCGGCGGCGTGCTCGCCGACCTAAAGGGGCTGTTCGCCGAACACACTCTGCCGAATAACATTGTTTACTGGGGCATTTGA